A stretch of DNA from Microbacterium sp. LWS13-1.2:
GGCGCCGTCATCGGCGAGGAGGAGTCGACTCCCGAGGACTTCGGCCGCATCGCCGCGTTCGCCGCGAAGCAGGTCATCAGCCAGCGTCTGCGCGACATCGCCGACGACGCCGTGCTGGGCGAGTTCCGGGGCAAGGAGGGCGACATCGTCGCCGGCATCGTGCAGCAGGGCCCGAACCCCCGCATGGTGCACGTGGATCTCGGCTCGGTCGAGGCCATCCTGCCGCCCGAGGAGCAGGTGCCCAGCGAGGACTACGCGCACGGTGCCCGCCTGCGCGTCTACGTCACGTCGGTCGCCAAGGGTACGAAGGGGCCGCAGATCACGGTCTCCCGCACCCACCCGGGCCTTGTCCGCAAGCTGTTCGCGCTCGAGGTGCCCGAGATCCCCGCCGGACTCGTGGAGATCGTCTCGCTGGCGCGCGAAGCCGGCCACCGCACGAAGATCGCCGTCAAGGCGAACGACCCGTCCATCAATGCCAAGGGCGCCTGCATCGGCGAGCTCGGCCGCCGTGTGCGCGCGGTGACCGAGGAGCTCGGCGGCGAGAAGATCGACATCGTCGACTACGACCCGGAGCTGGCGAAGTTCGTCGCGAACGCTCTGTCGCCCGCGAAGGTGACGTCGAGCTTCGTCCTGGATGCTTCGAACAAGGCCGTACGAGCCCTCGTGCCGGACTACCAGCTGTCGCTCGCGATCGGCAAGGAGGGGCAGAACGCCCGCCTGGCCGCCAAGCTCACCGGTGCCAAGATCGACATCCAGCCCGACAGCATCCTCGAGGAGGGCTGAGCGCCGCCTGCGGCGCGTGCTCCCAGACGCGAGGTGTACGATGGAACCTGTACGAACGTGCGTCGGATGCCGCACGCGTGCTCCCCGGTCCACTCTCCTCAGGGTGGTCTCCATCGATTCCGTCCTCGTCCTCGACGAGCGCGCATCGATGCCCGGACGAGGCGCGTGGGTGCACAAGACGCCGGAGTGCATGGATGCCGCCCTTCGGCGCCGTGCCTTCGTACGCGCATTGCGTGTGTCAGGCCCGCTTGACACGCAGACCATCGACCAGTACCTACAGCGAACAAAAGGCTGAACGGCTATGGAAACAAAGTGAACGGCTCGAAATGAGACCCGTCCGCGATTAACGGTCTGCCCTGCCTGGGTGGACCCAGACAGGAGAATTTGTGGCTGCCAAACCACGCGTGCACGAGATCGCTTCCGAGCTCGGCGTCGACAGCAAGGTCGCGCTCGAGAAGCTGAAGGCGCTCGGCGAATACGTCAAGAGCCCCTCGTCCACCATCGAACCCCCCGTGGCGCGCAAGCTGCGCGCCGCGCTCGAGGCCGACGGCGTCGGCAAGTCGACGGATGGCGCGCCTGCGGCTAAGCCTGCCGCCGCGTCGCCCGCCCCCGCGGCGGCGAAGCCCGGTGCGTCCGCGGTCAAGCCCGGTCCGGCTGTGAAGCCCGGCCCGGCGCGTCCGGCTGCCGCCCCGACGGCTCCCGCCGCTCCGGCTGAGCCCGCGGCTCCCGCGGCCAAGGCTCCCGCGGCCAAGGCTCCGGCAGCGCCGGCGGCTCCCGCGGCCCCGGCTGCGGACGCCCCTGCGGCTCCGGCTGCGCCGGCCGCACCCGGTGCCCCCAAGCCCGGCCCCGCTGCAGCGACGCCGCAGCCGCCGCGCCCGGGTGGCTCGTCGCGCCCCGGCAACAACCCCTTCGCATCGTCGCAGGGCATGGGTCAGCGTCCTGCCGGCCCCCGTCCGGGCAACAACCCCTTCGCGTCGGCGCAGGGCATGGGCCAGCGCCCGAGCCCCGGCAACATCCCGCGTCCGCAGGCCCCGCGTCCGGGTGCTCCTCGCCCCGGCGCTCCGCGTCCCGGTGGCGCAGGTCGCCCCGGTGGTGGCGGTCGTCCCGGTGCGCCGTTCCAGCAGCGTCCCGGCGGTGCCGGTCGTCCCGGTGGCGGCGGTGGCGGTGGCTTCCAGCGTCCTGGCGGCGCTCCCGGTGGAGCGCCCGCGGGCGGCTTCGCGGGTCGTCCCGGCGGTGGTGGCGGTCGTGGCCGTGGCCCCGGCGGTGGCACCGCAGGCGCCTTCGGCAAGGGCGGCGGCAAGTCGAAGCAGCGCAAGTCGCGTCGGGCGAAGCGCCAAGAGTTCGAGATGCGGTCGGCGCCGGTCGTCGGTGGCGTCAACGTCTCGAAGGGCAACGGCGAGATCATCCGCCTGCGCCGCGGCGCATCGATCGCGGACTTCGCGGACAAGCTCGAGGCGCTGCGCGGGTACACCGTGCAGCCCGGCACGCTCGTCACCATCCTGTTCAACCTGGGTGAGATGGCGACCGCGACCGAGTCGCTCGACGAGGCCACCTTCGAGGTGCTCGGCGCCGAGCTCGGCTACAAGATCCAGATGGTCTCGCCCGAGGACGAGGACAAGGAGCTCCTCGAGGGCTTCGGTCTCGATCTCGAGGCCGAGCTGGAGGCGGAGAACGAGGAAGACCTCGAGATCCGGCCTCCGGTCGTGACCGTCATGGGTCACGTCGACCACGGTAAGACGCGACTGCTCGACGCCATCCGCCAGACCAACGTGGTCGCGGGCGAGGCCGGCGGCATCACGCAGCACATCGGTGCGTACCAGGTCTGGACCGAGCACGAGGGCATCGAGCGTGCGATCACCTTCATCGACACCCCGGGTCATGAGGCGTTCACCGCCATGCGTGCCCGCGGTGCGCAGGTGACCGACCTCGCGATCCTCGTGGTCGCCGCCGACGACGGCATCATGCCGCAGACGGTGGAGGCGCTCAACCACGCCCAGGCGGCCAACGTGCCGATCGTGGTCGCGGTGAACAAGGTCGACAAGCCCGACGCCAACCCCGCCAAGGTGCGCCAGCAGCTCACCGAGTACGGCCTGGTCGCCGAGGAGTACGGCGGCGACGTCATGTTCGTCGACGTCTCGGCTCGCCAGGGCACCGGCATCCAGGAGCTCCTCGACGCGGTGCTGCTCACCGCGGACGCGGGTCTGGACCTCACGGCCAACCCGAACAAGGACGCGCGCGGTGTCGCGATCGAAGCGAAGCTCGACAAGGGTCGCGGTTCGGTCGCCACGGTGCTCATCCAGTCCGGAACGCTGCGCGTCGGCGATGCGATCGTCGCCGGCACGGCGTACGGCCGCGTCCGTGCGATGGCCGACGAGAACGGCGACGCCGTCGAGGAGGCCTTCCCGTCGCGTCCCGTGCAGGTGCAGGGTCTGAACTCGGTGCCGCGCGCCGGCGACACGTTCATCGTGACCGAGGAGGACCGCACGGCCCGCCAGATCGCCGAGAAGCGTGAAGCGGCCGAGCGCAACGCCCAGCTGGCCAAGGCCCGCAAGCGCATCTCGCTCGAGGACTTCACCCGTGCTCTCGAAGAGGGCAAGGTCGAGTCGCTCAACCTCATCATCAAGGGTGACGTCTCGGGTGCCGTGGAGGCGCTCGAGGAGTCGCTGCTCAAGATCGAGGTCGACGACTCCGTCCAGCTGCGGATCATCCACCGCGGTGTGGGTGCGATCACCGAGTCCGACATCAACCTCGCGACGATCGACAACGCGATCGTCATCGGCTTCAACGTCCGTCCCGACACGAAGGCGCGCGAGCGCGCCGCTCGTGAGGGTGTGGATGTCCGGTTCTACTCGGTCATCTACAACGCGATCGACGATGTCGAGCAGTCGCTCAAGGGCCTGCTCAAGCCGGAGTACGAAGAGGTCCAGTCGGGCGTCGCCGAGATCCGCGAGGTGTTCCGCTCCTCGAAGTTCGGCAACATCGCCGGTGTCATCGTCCGCTCGGGCACGATCACGCGCAACGCCAAGGCGCGCGTCATCCGCGACGGCGTGGTCCTGGCCGACGGCCTGGCCATCGAGTCGCTGCGCCGGTTCAAGGACGACGTCACCGAGGTCCGCACGGACTTCGAAGCCGGTATCGGCCTCGGCAAGTACAACGACATCCAGGTGGGCGACGAGATCGAGACCACCGAGATGGTCGAGAAGCCCCGCGGCTGAGTCCGCGTGACGTGATTC
This window harbors:
- the nusA gene encoding transcription termination factor NusA; protein product: MDIDLGLLRTVEREKEIPFDELVRIIEQAILTAYAKHTSPTGELPEGARSELDRKTGHVAVFIPVLDDEGAVIGEEESTPEDFGRIAAFAAKQVISQRLRDIADDAVLGEFRGKEGDIVAGIVQQGPNPRMVHVDLGSVEAILPPEEQVPSEDYAHGARLRVYVTSVAKGTKGPQITVSRTHPGLVRKLFALEVPEIPAGLVEIVSLAREAGHRTKIAVKANDPSINAKGACIGELGRRVRAVTEELGGEKIDIVDYDPELAKFVANALSPAKVTSSFVLDASNKAVRALVPDYQLSLAIGKEGQNARLAAKLTGAKIDIQPDSILEEG
- the infB gene encoding translation initiation factor IF-2, translating into MAAKPRVHEIASELGVDSKVALEKLKALGEYVKSPSSTIEPPVARKLRAALEADGVGKSTDGAPAAKPAAASPAPAAAKPGASAVKPGPAVKPGPARPAAAPTAPAAPAEPAAPAAKAPAAKAPAAPAAPAAPAADAPAAPAAPAAPGAPKPGPAAATPQPPRPGGSSRPGNNPFASSQGMGQRPAGPRPGNNPFASAQGMGQRPSPGNIPRPQAPRPGAPRPGAPRPGGAGRPGGGGRPGAPFQQRPGGAGRPGGGGGGGFQRPGGAPGGAPAGGFAGRPGGGGGRGRGPGGGTAGAFGKGGGKSKQRKSRRAKRQEFEMRSAPVVGGVNVSKGNGEIIRLRRGASIADFADKLEALRGYTVQPGTLVTILFNLGEMATATESLDEATFEVLGAELGYKIQMVSPEDEDKELLEGFGLDLEAELEAENEEDLEIRPPVVTVMGHVDHGKTRLLDAIRQTNVVAGEAGGITQHIGAYQVWTEHEGIERAITFIDTPGHEAFTAMRARGAQVTDLAILVVAADDGIMPQTVEALNHAQAANVPIVVAVNKVDKPDANPAKVRQQLTEYGLVAEEYGGDVMFVDVSARQGTGIQELLDAVLLTADAGLDLTANPNKDARGVAIEAKLDKGRGSVATVLIQSGTLRVGDAIVAGTAYGRVRAMADENGDAVEEAFPSRPVQVQGLNSVPRAGDTFIVTEEDRTARQIAEKREAAERNAQLAKARKRISLEDFTRALEEGKVESLNLIIKGDVSGAVEALEESLLKIEVDDSVQLRIIHRGVGAITESDINLATIDNAIVIGFNVRPDTKARERAAREGVDVRFYSVIYNAIDDVEQSLKGLLKPEYEEVQSGVAEIREVFRSSKFGNIAGVIVRSGTITRNAKARVIRDGVVLADGLAIESLRRFKDDVTEVRTDFEAGIGLGKYNDIQVGDEIETTEMVEKPRG
- a CDS encoding YlxR family protein, which codes for MEPVRTCVGCRTRAPRSTLLRVVSIDSVLVLDERASMPGRGAWVHKTPECMDAALRRRAFVRALRVSGPLDTQTIDQYLQRTKG